In Mytilus edulis chromosome 4, xbMytEdul2.2, whole genome shotgun sequence, the following proteins share a genomic window:
- the LOC139520814 gene encoding cilia- and flagella-associated protein 58-like, with the protein MAEDKKPDKSAIDDSAFESLEKDFQDVLNQLTGSEGMDKFREQFEKLHKALKKSHDGEKRLMQKCRELNAEIVANSAKVATALKLSQDDQHTITELKKELDRVWKMADQANEKETRARETIQDLRLEVINLSKLVEQGANLTMGQEHSVNGLLKIKEDLTKEREEHLKEIAKLQEAAENSNSIQSKIEGEKQKLDEKIQELTQDIQIRNNDAQRENRKKEKMERELKQTKAELDAKNSEIKSARSTMERHNLEKSHLEQQLKEQRIMAERAIKDADMQTTRLQKLQQDYDNQLTNYEQLNADQQSRLSELKQKDDEINQLKKETTRLNKVRETIQRRLRQIEDLKAEVEQQKEILKSQNLALERDLDATIKKVDTGKKENQDVVKKFETEKKGSEKMKNEFQKRFEEMAADINKFKKAEQEIENYKDEAQKQRKIIYQLEKERDRYINEASDLTQKVLEHMELVKTKEMKIFEYKKKIAEAETRLRQQQNLYEAVRSDRNLYSKNLIESQDEITEMKKKLKNMNHLIDQLKEDIQNKENAIVQAAVKAKKLEKDKDILKSERDKSRQQVLESKDVINNQAAEEKKLLKIIAEADAERVRQKKELEQVISERDILGTQLVRRNDELALLYEKIKIQQSTLNKGEIQYNQRLEDIRVLKLEIRKLRRANNILNKSVANVGDLRREVYHIQRELLRERTRCKALEEELENPMNIHRWRKLEGSDPSQFEMIQKIHTLQKRLIAKTEEVVEKELLIQEKEKLYLELKHILARQPGPEVAEQLQIYQQTLKEKTKQMKAMASELNMYESQVGEYKYEIERIARELQEVKKKYFMQKKKESQTKERERTLAQAGAPVIQPQRSDGPRFTGGGFNLKATKGAT; encoded by the exons ATGGCAGAG GATAAGAAACCAGATAAGTCTGCAATAGATGATAGTGCATTTGAATCTCTGGAAAAAGATTTCCAAGAT GTTCTCAACCAGCTTACTGGCAGTGAGGGTATGGATAAGTTTAGAGAACAATTTGAGAAACTTCATAAAGCGTTGAAAAAGTCACATGATGGAGAAAAGAGATTGATGCAAAAATGTCGTGAGTTGAATGCTGAGATTGTAGCGAATTCTGCCAAAGTAGCCACTGCCCTCAAACTTTCTCAGGATGACCAACATACAATTACAGAACTTAAAAAG GAGCTTGACAGAGTATGGAAGATGGCAGATCAGGCTAATGAGAAAGAAACAAGAGCAAGGGAGACAATTCAAGATTTAAGGTTGGAGGTCATTAATTTGAGTAAGCTTGTTGAACAAGGTGCTAATCTTACAATGGGACAAGAACACAG TGTGAATGGgctattgaaaataaaagaagatttaACAAAGGAAAGAGAAGAACATTTAAAGGAGATTGCTAAATTACAAGAAGCTGCAGAAAATTCCAACAGTATACAAAGTAAAATTGaaggagaaaaacaaaaattagacGAGAAAATTCAGGAG ttaacccaagatatacaaataagaaacaatGACGCACAGAGAGAAAACAGGAAAAAAGAAAAGATGGAAAGAGAACTAAAACAAACTAAAGCTGAGTTAGATGCAAAGAACAGTGAAATTAAATCAGCGCGATCTACAATGGAACGTCACAACCTAGAGAAGTCCCATTTGGAGCAGCAGCTTAAGGAACAAAGG ATAATGGCAGAGAGGGCCATTAAGGATGCTGATATGCAGACAACACGTTTACAGAAACTGCAACAAGATTATGACAATCAGCTGACTAATTATGAACAACTTAATGCTGACCAGCAATCAAGACTTTCAGAACTTAAG CAAAAAGATGATGAGATCAATCAACTAAAGAAAGAAACAACAAGATTAAATAAAGTAAGGGAGACAATCCAGAGACGATTAAGACAAATAGAAGATTTAAAAGCTGAAGTTGAACAGCAGAAGGAAATCCTGAAAAGTCAAAATCTGGCTTTAGAAAGAg ATCTGGATGCCACTATTAAGAAAGTAGATACTGGTAAAAAGGAAAACCAAGATGTTGTCAAGAAATTTGAAACTGAAAAGAAG gGTTCAGAAAAGATGAAGAATGAGTTCCAGAAAAGATTTGAGGAAATGGCTGCTGACATCAACAAATTCAAGAAAGCAGAACAGGAAATAGAAAATTACAAGGATGAGGCTCAGAAACAAAGAAAAATCATCTACCAACTAGAGAAAGAAAGAGATAGATACATTAATGAAGCCAGTGATCTAACACAAAAG GTCTTGGAACATATGGAGTTGGTTAAGACaaaggaaatgaaaatatttgaatacaAGAAGAAAATAGCTGAAGCTGAGACAAGACTTAGACAACAGCAAAACTTGTATGAGGCTGTCAGAAGTGATCGTAATTTGTACAGCAAAAACTTGATTGAATCTCAG gaTGAAATCACTGAGATGAAGAAGAAATTGAAGAACATGAACCATCTGATAGATCAGTTGAAGGAGGATATACAGAACAAGGAGAATGCCATCGTCCAGGCAGCAGTCAAGGCCAAGAAACTGGAGAAGGATAAGGACATCCTGAAGTCTGAGAGAGACAAGAGTAGACAACAGGTGCTCGAAAGTAAGGATGTCATCAATAACCAAGCTGCAGAGGAAAAGAAATTACTCAAGATTATCGCTGAGGCTGATGCAGAAAGAGTGAGACAAAAGAAAGAATTAGAACAA GTTATAAGTGAAAGAGATATCTTAGGAACACAACTGGTGAGACGTAATGATGAGTTAGCTTTGTTGTATGAGAAGATAAAGATCCAGCAATCCACACTAAACAAAGGAGAAATCCAGTATAATCAACGACTAGAGGACATCAGGGTACTTAAACTAGAGATCAGAAAACTGAGGAGGGCTAACAATATCCTCAACAAGAGTGTAGCCAATGTTGGAGATCTGAg ACGTGAGGTTTACCACATCCAGAGAGAACTATTGAGAGAGAGAACAAGATGTAAAGCATTAGAAGAGGAACTTGAGAATCCAATGAATATTCATAGATGGAGAAAATTAGAG GGAAGCGATCCAAGTCAGTTTGAGATGATACAGAAGATACACACACTACAGAAACGTTTGATTGCCAAGACAGAGGAGGTTGTGGAGAAGGAGTTATTGATCCAGGAGAAGGAGAAGTTATATCTAGAACTGAAACATATCCTGGCCAGACAACCAGGTCCAGAAGTGGCAGAACAATTACAGATTTATCAACAAACActcaaagaaaagacaaaacaaatgaaG GCTATGGCATCAGAACTGAACATGTACGAATCCCAGGTTGGTGAATACAAGTATGAGATAGAGAGAATAGCCAGAGAGTTACAAGAAGTCAAGAAGAaatattttatgcagaaaaaGAAAGAATCACAAACAAA AGAGAGGGAGCGAACACTAGCTCAAGCCGGTGCTCCTGTTATACAACCTCAAAGATCGGATGGTCCACGTTTTACAGGTGGAGGATTTAATTTGAAAGCAACAAAAGGAGCAACGTAG